Proteins encoded in a region of the Zea mays cultivar B73 chromosome 4, Zm-B73-REFERENCE-NAM-5.0, whole genome shotgun sequence genome:
- the LOC118476846 gene encoding disease resistance protein RGA4-like, which produces MTGVEPAIIGAIANLAAPVLPIAIKGIQGALKKRQVRDSDVETLKSQLSYIQGIIRDTRKTIRSSQDPSDRLQSWAGYLRCLAYDIEDLIEGRRAGTMTGAKLNGKITIIQDLIRCVQSYPEFMAVPTNEAPSQGAASSSTTSSTQGFPLADLVGKKEDLDELLDLLVRRPDNELDKVLKVMVISVVGFGGIGETKLCHTVYTDVQESRRFSLHAYVSAAGKDCSIVLEEIIEQFRLQEDPQDSSGGFFHRFAGAFPGARRTDQVHGLPEYLQRKRYFVVVDGVESEELVSGIASAFPDNSMGSRIIMGMRTAVGRDAERCVGHRHKMWPLEDKQSVVCFLNEAERRRRRHEQDLSDFAVDSKFY; this is translated from the exons ATGACAGGTGTGGAGCCAGCAATTATCGGTGCAATCGCTAACTTGGCGGCCCCGGTCCTGCCTATAGCCATTAAAGGGATACAAGGTGCACTGAAGAAACGGCAAGTCCGTGACAGTGATGTTGAAACCCTGAAATCCCAGCTTAGCTACATCCAGGGCATCATCCGTGATACTCGGAAGACTATCAGGAGTTCCCAAGACCCGTCCGACAGGCTTCAATCCTGGGCTGGATACCTCAGATGCTTGGCGTACGACATCGAAGACCTAATAGAAGGCCGCCGTGCCGGAACCATGACAGGTGCGAAGCTTAATGGCAAGATTACTATCATCCAGGATTTAATCAGATGTGTACAGTCCTATCCGGAGTTTATGGCGGTTCCGACGAATGAGGCTCCTAGTCAAGGCGCTGCTTCTTCCTCCACTACTTCAAGCACCCAGGGCTTTCCGCTGGCTGATCTTGTGGGCAAGAAGGAGGACCTCGATGAGCTTCTGGACCTCCTCGTCCGGAGACCCGACAATGAGCTGGACAAGGTCCTCAAGGTGATGGTGATCTCCGTCGTCGGCTTCGGTGGCATAGGGGAGACCAAGCTTTGCCACACAGTGTACACGGACGTACAGGAGAGCAGAAGGTTCTCCCTGCATGCGTATGTCAGCGCTGCTGGGAAGGACTGCAGCATCGTTCTGGAAGAGATAATCGAGCAATTTAGACTGCAAGAGGATCCACAAGATAGCAGTGGTGGATTTTTTCACAG ATTCGCCGGAGCGTTTCCTGGGGCTCGTCGTACTGACCAAGTTCATGGGTTACCCGAGTATCTCCAAAGGAAAAG GTATTTTGTGGTGGTGGATGGCGTGGAGTCTGAAGAACTGGTGAGTGGCATAGCATCTGCCTTCCCGGATAATAGTATGGGCAGTAGAATTATCATGGGTATGAGGACCGCAGTGGGCAGGGATGCAGAGAGATGTGTGGGTCATCGTCACAAGATGTGGCCACTTGAAGACAAGCAGTCGGTGGTGTGCTTCCTAAATGAAGCggagcggcggcgacgacgacatGAACAAGATTTATCGGATTTTGCAGTGGATTCCAAATTTTATTGA